The Rubidibacter lacunae KORDI 51-2 DNA segment TATGGCAAATGGTGGCGATGAGATCGCGAGTTGACGGTTCGAGGGCTTCGCGGTATTGGCGCTTGTCAGTACGCGAACTGCTTTTAGCTTTAACTTTAGAAATATCAATTTTGCCGGGGATGCCGAGCCGCTCGCCGAGGCGAGTGAGTTCGCCCTGAAGGTCTTCATAGCGTGCAACGTAATCGACGACAACGTTACCATCAATGCTATAAATCCAATAGTTCGACAGACCTTTTCTGGCGTTTTCAAAATTGGAGTAAAAATCGTGTAGTGATGGTTGGGGGACATCGCGTGGGCGTCGCCAATACCGGTGATAAAGCGAAATTGCCTTGTCCCAAGGGTTGCGATCGAAGCAGAACTTGTAGTAGCGGTTCCAACATTTTGAACCCAGTTTCTCGCGGATTTCCGTCGCGGACATATGAGGGTGAAAATATTGCGTTTGTGATCGCCGTCCAGTCAATAGGAGTCGCGCCCAATCTTTGGGCGCGTAATGTGATAGCGGGATCGCATAATTCTGCGCAGGCGAATAGCCCAGCTGTTTGCGTATTGCCTCGTCGGGCGTCGAGACTCTTGCAAGGATATCGTTGGGGCCGCAATACTGCGAGAGGGCTATTGCTATGCTCGTCCCAGCCGTTTTTGCGGTCTTAAGAAAAATGAACTCGTGTTCGTGAGAAACAATCGTCATTGAAAGGTGAGCTAACAGTGTGGCGGGGTCCGATCGCTGTCTAAGGTACCACGGACTGCACGCCGTCGCTCAGGCGATCGGGCGAGACGCCCGAGTAAACTAGCCCTCGACGTGCGTCCAGCGTCAGAATCGTGCCCTCGCGAATGGATTCGGTGGCGGCATCGACGCCGAGCACCACCGGAATCCCGAGCCGAAGCCCCAGCACTGCTGCATGGCTGGACGGGCTTCCATCTTCCGTAACGATGCCTGCTGCCTTGCGAATGGCACTGATATACGCGGAATCAGTGCCCGACACCACCAGAATTTCTCCAGGACGGAAATCACTGATGTCGCTTGCAGACCGGGCCACGCGCGCTCGCCCGCTGACCGAAACTTGCCCGATGCCGGTGCCGTGTCCGAGCACGGTCGTGACCACTTCGACCTTGATTAAATCCGTCGAGCCTGCCACGCCCGATAGCGTTCCGGCCGTCATCACCACGAGGTCGCCGTCGGCAAGCAGGTCTTTTTCTTGAGCGACGCCGATCGCGGCCTTAAAGGTCTGCCCGGTGGAAGGCAAGTCTAGGACCAGCAATGGTTTTACCCCCCAAACGAGCTGCAACTGCCTCGCCACGTCCACATGTGGCGTCACGGCTAGGATTGGCGTCTGCGGGCGAAACTTCGAGACATTGCGGGCGGTGGCTCCGGTTTTGGTCAGGCTGACGATCGCCGCCGCATGCAATTCCTTGGCAATGTGGCTGACCGCGCCCGCGATCGCGTCGGGGATCGTGGGCTTGAGCGAGGGTTTCCCGGGCGGCGGCAGGCGATCGCGTTCGATGCGCGCGGCAATTCGGGCCATAGTTGCCACGGCTTCAACGGGAAAATTGCCGACAGCCGTCTCGTTGGAGAGCATGACCGCGTCGGTACCGTCGAGGATAGCATTGGCAACGTCGGACACTTCCGCCCGCGTTGGTCGCGGGTTGCTTGCCATGCTGTCGAGCATCTGGGTGGCGGTAATGACCGGTATCCCGAACTGATTAGCCGTCGCGATCAATTTTTTCTGAAGCAGCGGCACATCTTCTGCCGGCAACTCCACGCCGAGGTCGCCGCGCGCCACCATGACACCATCGCACAGCGCCAGGATCTCCTCCATCTGCTGGATCGCTTCGTGTTTTTCGATTTTCGCGATCACTGGAACGGGCTTACCCGCACTGGCAGAAATCAGTTCTTTAATCTCGACAACGTCTTGGGGATTGCGGACGAAGCTCAGCGCGACCCAATCCACGCCTTGGTCGAGTCCGAACAATAAATCGCGGCGGTCTTTCGCAGTGAGTGCCTTGACCGAGAGCGATACGCCGGGGAAGTTCACGCCCTTGTTGTTGGAGAGCACGCCGCCGACCATCGTGCGACAGTGCAATTCGCCGGCTGCACGGTCGATCTTCTCGACCTGCATTTCCACCCGTCCGTCATCGAGCAGGATCGTCGCGCCTTCGGGAACTTCGTCGGCGAGGCGGTCGTAGCTGACATAGCTAAGGGTCTGGCTGCCCGGAACCGGGCGGCTGGTAAGCGTGAACGGATCGCCGTTAGCTAGAGCAATCGAACCATCGACAAACTTACCTAGGCGGATTTTCGGACCCTGTAAGTCCTGCAAAATCGCCACCGGACGATTGAGCTCGAACGCCGTCTGGCGGATCAGGCGAATGCTGCGTTGGTGGTCATCTTGAGTGCCGTGGGAGAAGTTCAGGCGCAGGGTCGTGGCCCCTGCCAAGATAACGTCGCGCAGGACGCCGGGCGCAAGGACGGACGGTCCCACGGTAGCAACGATTTTTGTACGGCGAGGAAACGGGGGCGATTGCATGAGGTACTCGGGCTGAAATATGCGGGAACGGCGGGCTCAGTTACCGCTCGGTGCGAGGAGATAAAAACGGCAATAGCCAAAAACGTAGAGCAAGTCGATTGCGATGACAATCCCCTGAACCGGCAGCGATCGCGTCAGTGCGAAGAAAAACGGCGTTGCTGCCAGTACCAACAGCAGCTCCACTGGGGCGGCAATATGTCCGTAGTGGTTGGGATCCCAATAGGACACGGGACTGATGAAGCGATAGTCGTTCAGAGGAAAAAAGTGTCGGTGGGCGTCGCTATTGTGAACGGGTAAGTCTAGGAGCGAGTGGCAGATAAGACTGAGGCAGACGAACGTCCCGGCGTGCCAGCCATAGGCCCGAGATGTCATTAATCCCAACAGTGCAAGTGGCAGCGAGTGTCCGATCGCGACGAGGGTTTGCCAGAACGGTTCGTAGTAAGCCGTACTCCAGATTTCGGACTCCGGCAGCCCACGCAGTTTGGCGGCGGCGTAGAAAACGAAAATCGGGACGTCCGGCAGTATCGCGCCCAGTGCAATTGCACCATTTGCCGATGGTGCGGCAACGCGACCGAGCAGCACGAGGTTCAGGACGAAGTGGCTGGGAGTGTTCACGGCGGCAAGCGCGGTGCGAGCAGATGCGCTGCCAGTCAGCATACCTCAGGCTGGGGAGCCAGCCGCGATCGCGTTGCAGAGTTAGTCTTGCGGTGAGCGAGAG contains these protein-coding regions:
- a CDS encoding sulfotransferase family protein gives rise to the protein MTIVSHEHEFIFLKTAKTAGTSIAIALSQYCGPNDILARVSTPDEAIRKQLGYSPAQNYAIPLSHYAPKDWARLLLTGRRSQTQYFHPHMSATEIREKLGSKCWNRYYKFCFDRNPWDKAISLYHRYWRRPRDVPQPSLHDFYSNFENARKGLSNYWIYSIDGNVVVDYVARYEDLQGELTRLGERLGIPGKIDISKVKAKSSSRTDKRQYREALEPSTRDLIATICHKEIAFLGYEF
- the pyk gene encoding pyruvate kinase; this translates as MQSPPFPRRTKIVATVGPSVLAPGVLRDVILAGATTLRLNFSHGTQDDHQRSIRLIRQTAFELNRPVAILQDLQGPKIRLGKFVDGSIALANGDPFTLTSRPVPGSQTLSYVSYDRLADEVPEGATILLDDGRVEMQVEKIDRAAGELHCRTMVGGVLSNNKGVNFPGVSLSVKALTAKDRRDLLFGLDQGVDWVALSFVRNPQDVVEIKELISASAGKPVPVIAKIEKHEAIQQMEEILALCDGVMVARGDLGVELPAEDVPLLQKKLIATANQFGIPVITATQMLDSMASNPRPTRAEVSDVANAILDGTDAVMLSNETAVGNFPVEAVATMARIAARIERDRLPPPGKPSLKPTIPDAIAGAVSHIAKELHAAAIVSLTKTGATARNVSKFRPQTPILAVTPHVDVARQLQLVWGVKPLLVLDLPSTGQTFKAAIGVAQEKDLLADGDLVVMTAGTLSGVAGSTDLIKVEVVTTVLGHGTGIGQVSVSGRARVARSASDISDFRPGEILVVSGTDSAYISAIRKAAGIVTEDGSPSSHAAVLGLRLGIPVVLGVDAATESIREGTILTLDARRGLVYSGVSPDRLSDGVQSVVP